A single genomic interval of Arthrobacter globiformis harbors:
- a CDS encoding aldo/keto reductase family protein, giving the protein MEFRYLGNSGFKISEITFGNWLTHGCQVENDVAIQCVRAALDAGISTFDTADVYANTAAETVLGEALKGERRQSIEIFTKVFGPTGPKGKNDLGLSRKHIMESIDGSLSRLQTDYVDLYQAHRYDYETPLEETMQAFADIVRQGKALYIGVSEWTAEQLRNGHALAKELGFQLISNQPQYSMLWRVIEEEVVPASEELGVSQIVWSPMAQGVLSGKYLPGQPLPEGSRATDDKGGARMIQRWMRDDVLAAVQELRPLAEETGLTMPQLAVAWVLQNPNVASAIVGASRPEQVADSAAAAGVRLEPDVLKKIDAAVGSLAERDPAQTKSPATREA; this is encoded by the coding sequence ATGGAATTCAGATACCTCGGAAACAGCGGCTTCAAGATTTCGGAAATCACGTTCGGCAACTGGCTCACGCATGGCTGCCAGGTGGAGAACGACGTCGCCATCCAGTGCGTGCGGGCGGCGCTTGACGCCGGCATCAGCACGTTCGACACGGCGGACGTCTACGCCAACACCGCCGCGGAAACCGTTCTGGGCGAAGCGCTCAAGGGTGAACGCCGGCAGTCCATTGAGATCTTCACGAAGGTGTTCGGTCCCACCGGCCCCAAGGGAAAGAACGACCTCGGCCTGTCCCGCAAGCACATCATGGAATCCATCGACGGGTCCCTCAGCCGGCTGCAGACGGACTATGTGGACCTCTACCAGGCGCACCGCTACGACTACGAAACTCCTCTGGAAGAAACCATGCAGGCGTTCGCGGACATCGTCCGGCAGGGAAAGGCCCTGTACATCGGGGTCAGCGAGTGGACCGCCGAGCAGCTCCGCAACGGCCACGCCCTTGCCAAGGAACTGGGCTTCCAGCTGATCTCCAACCAGCCGCAGTACTCCATGCTGTGGCGGGTCATCGAGGAGGAAGTGGTTCCGGCGTCGGAGGAACTGGGCGTCTCCCAGATCGTCTGGTCACCCATGGCGCAGGGCGTGTTGAGCGGCAAGTACCTGCCCGGCCAGCCGCTGCCGGAGGGCAGCCGCGCCACCGATGACAAGGGCGGTGCCAGGATGATCCAGCGCTGGATGCGGGACGACGTCCTGGCCGCCGTGCAGGAGCTCCGGCCGCTCGCGGAGGAAACCGGGCTGACCATGCCCCAGCTGGCGGTGGCCTGGGTGTTGCAGAACCCGAACGTTGCCTCGGCCATCGTCGGGGCCTCGCGGCCCGAACAGGTCGCCGACAGCGCCGCTGCCGCCGGTGTGCGCCTTGAACCGGACGTCCTGAAGAAGATTGACGCCGCCGTCGGCTCCCTCGCCGAGCGGGACCCGGCCCAGACAAAGTCCCCTGCAACCCGGGAGGCCTAG
- a CDS encoding YchJ family protein: protein MTEPEPFSGNCPCLSGEQYTDCCGRFHTGSADAATAEQLMRSRYSAFVLLHADYLLKTWHPSTRPAELDFDPGLEWRRLDILSVERGGPLDTEGAVEFKAHFRQDGERGVHHETSRFLRVDRRWYYLDAVALYR, encoded by the coding sequence ATGACCGAGCCAGAACCCTTTTCCGGTAACTGCCCGTGCCTTTCCGGCGAGCAGTACACGGACTGCTGCGGCCGGTTCCACACTGGTTCGGCAGACGCAGCCACCGCCGAGCAGTTGATGCGTTCGCGTTACTCCGCCTTCGTCCTGCTGCATGCCGATTACCTCCTGAAAACATGGCATCCCAGCACCCGGCCTGCGGAGCTGGACTTCGATCCGGGCCTGGAATGGCGGCGGCTGGACATCCTGTCCGTCGAGCGGGGCGGTCCGCTCGACACCGAAGGCGCCGTGGAGTTCAAGGCGCACTTCCGTCAGGACGGCGAGCGCGGCGTCCACCACGAAACCAGCCGCTTCCTCAGGGTGGACCGGCGCTGGTACTACTTAGACGCCGTCGCGCTGTACCGGTAG
- a CDS encoding MFS transporter, whose product MSNEALNMRGPVHGTKDARRVAIGSGVGAVIETYDFIGFGTAAALYFGTAFFPTGDPVTGTLAAFATLGVGFAARPLGGIIGGHLGDKVGRKPVLVASLILMGIATFFIGLLPTYSQVGLLAPALLVFVRIVQGLAFGAEWGGAILMSYEHAPWKSKGKYTGIVQAGFPVGLLLANLVFLVSVNLGGELAWRIPFLASIVLVVVGLIIRSKVPESPVFDEVKGHGDIVKSPIVEVIKTDWRNIVKGIGLRIAETAGYAVSITYMISYLNSQHLADKTQTLVALCIASAIGIFATQAWARLTDRIGRRPLYVWSTAFAVLFAVPMFLLVNTGMVIFIIATLVISYAVCQNSLAGAQGAWFPELFQAKTRASGASLAYQISAMVSGFTPFITTLLFVSFGWMGPALLFGLYALIGLWAAFATRETWGKRERQLADEITKSTPQSVNA is encoded by the coding sequence ATGAGCAACGAAGCTCTGAACATGCGGGGGCCGGTCCACGGCACCAAGGACGCCCGTCGGGTCGCCATCGGCTCGGGCGTCGGCGCCGTGATCGAGACGTACGACTTCATCGGCTTCGGCACTGCGGCCGCACTGTACTTCGGAACTGCGTTCTTCCCCACCGGTGACCCGGTGACGGGAACGCTGGCCGCCTTCGCCACCCTCGGCGTCGGCTTCGCCGCCCGGCCCCTGGGCGGCATCATCGGCGGCCATCTGGGCGACAAGGTAGGACGCAAGCCCGTCCTGGTCGCCTCCCTGATCCTGATGGGCATCGCCACCTTCTTCATTGGCCTGCTGCCCACGTACAGCCAGGTGGGCCTGCTGGCCCCGGCGCTGCTGGTGTTCGTCCGCATCGTGCAGGGCCTGGCCTTCGGCGCCGAATGGGGCGGTGCCATCCTGATGAGCTACGAGCACGCGCCGTGGAAGTCCAAGGGCAAGTACACGGGCATCGTCCAGGCCGGCTTCCCGGTGGGCCTGCTGCTGGCAAACCTGGTGTTCCTGGTCAGCGTGAACCTCGGCGGCGAGCTTGCCTGGCGCATCCCCTTCCTCGCCAGCATCGTGCTGGTGGTTGTCGGCCTGATCATCCGCTCCAAGGTCCCCGAGTCCCCCGTCTTCGACGAGGTCAAGGGCCACGGCGACATCGTCAAGTCCCCCATCGTGGAGGTCATCAAGACCGACTGGCGCAACATCGTGAAGGGCATCGGCCTCCGCATCGCAGAAACCGCCGGCTACGCCGTGTCCATCACCTACATGATTTCCTACCTCAACAGCCAGCACCTGGCCGACAAGACCCAGACCCTCGTGGCCCTCTGCATCGCGTCCGCGATCGGCATCTTTGCCACCCAGGCCTGGGCGCGCCTGACGGACAGGATCGGCCGCCGCCCGCTCTACGTCTGGTCCACCGCCTTCGCCGTCCTGTTCGCGGTCCCCATGTTCCTGCTGGTCAACACCGGCATGGTCATCTTCATCATCGCCACGCTCGTGATCTCCTACGCGGTCTGCCAGAACTCGCTCGCCGGCGCCCAGGGCGCCTGGTTCCCGGAACTGTTCCAGGCCAAGACCCGGGCCTCCGGCGCCTCGCTGGCCTACCAGATCTCCGCCATGGTCTCCGGCTTCACGCCGTTCATCACCACCCTGCTGTTCGTCAGCTTCGGCTGGATGGGCCCGGCCCTGCTGTTCGGCCTGTACGCCCTGATCGGCCTCTGGGCAGCCTTCGCCACCCGGGAAACTTGGGGTAAGCGGGAGCGCCAGCTGGCTGATGAAATCACCAAAAGCACCCCCCAGTCGGTGAATGCCTGA
- a CDS encoding sugar phosphate isomerase/epimerase family protein, which translates to MFHSRLGCSSISFRHHDLPTALRTIAGLGFAEIDLGALPGVCDHVPYELDADAVSAVASDVAASGLRVRSVNGDIGDLNAVLDAGRQAERDRHRDALLTLTAKTGAKALVLPCGALSNEPVRSLEEDLDTVAAQLIRAGERAAEFGVELWTESLHFLRFCWNLERAELLAQRLAGSGVGIVMDFSHIHAAGEEPMEYLARHEGRIAHVHLRDAVPGNINLSIGNGQADFAAGLRALAAQGYTGHFSLELETRDITHDERAAAAAKAASFITDLI; encoded by the coding sequence ATGTTCCACTCCCGACTCGGATGCTCATCCATCAGCTTCCGGCACCACGATCTGCCCACAGCCCTGCGAACCATCGCCGGGCTCGGTTTCGCTGAGATCGACCTTGGCGCCCTCCCCGGCGTCTGCGATCACGTCCCGTATGAGCTCGACGCTGACGCCGTCTCCGCCGTGGCCAGTGACGTGGCCGCATCCGGCCTGCGGGTGCGTTCCGTCAACGGGGATATCGGGGATTTGAATGCAGTGCTCGACGCCGGCCGGCAGGCTGAGCGGGACCGTCACCGTGATGCCCTGCTCACCCTTACCGCGAAAACCGGAGCCAAAGCGCTGGTCCTTCCTTGCGGTGCACTGAGCAACGAGCCGGTCCGCAGCCTCGAGGAGGATCTGGACACTGTCGCCGCCCAGCTGATCCGGGCGGGGGAGCGCGCGGCCGAGTTCGGCGTCGAACTCTGGACGGAGTCGCTGCACTTCCTGCGGTTCTGCTGGAACCTGGAACGCGCCGAACTGCTGGCGCAGCGGCTGGCGGGTTCCGGCGTCGGGATTGTCATGGATTTTAGCCACATCCACGCCGCCGGCGAGGAACCGATGGAGTACCTGGCACGCCACGAGGGCCGGATAGCCCACGTGCACCTGCGCGACGCCGTGCCGGGCAACATCAACCTCAGCATCGGCAACGGCCAGGCGGATTTCGCCGCCGGGCTGCGGGCCCTCGCGGCCCAGGGCTACACCGGGCATTTCAGCCTGGAACTCGAAACACGGGACATCACCCACGATGAACGCGCGGCGGCCGCCGCCAAAGCAGCCAGCTTCATCACCGACCTCATCTGA
- a CDS encoding SDR family NAD(P)-dependent oxidoreductase, with amino-acid sequence MSDIQRTAVLTGATSERGIGITTARRYASQGWGVVILDLDGEKSAKVATEIGNEFNVPAFGYEIDVANEDSVNAAYKAVSAEVKSGALPAVGALANIAGITSPVPFLETTLDLWNKVMAVNSTGTYLVTKAFLPDMIDNGWGRIVNMSSVSAQRGGGVFGKVPYSAAKAAILGFTKALARELGDSGVTVNAITPGAVDTNIRVGSTEEQEAAINAGIPLGRNATTEEIAAVITFLSSDESAYLTGTTIDINGGSHMH; translated from the coding sequence ATGTCTGACATTCAGCGCACCGCCGTCCTCACCGGAGCCACTTCGGAGCGGGGCATCGGCATCACCACCGCCCGCCGCTACGCCAGCCAGGGCTGGGGCGTGGTGATCCTGGACCTCGACGGCGAGAAGTCCGCGAAGGTCGCCACCGAAATCGGCAACGAATTCAACGTCCCGGCGTTCGGCTACGAGATTGACGTCGCCAACGAGGACTCCGTCAACGCCGCGTACAAGGCAGTTTCAGCCGAGGTCAAGAGCGGTGCCCTTCCCGCGGTCGGCGCGCTGGCCAACATCGCCGGCATCACCTCGCCGGTGCCTTTCCTGGAAACCACGCTTGACCTCTGGAACAAGGTCATGGCCGTGAACTCCACCGGCACCTACCTCGTCACGAAGGCCTTCCTGCCGGACATGATCGACAACGGCTGGGGCCGGATCGTCAACATGTCCTCGGTTTCCGCGCAGCGCGGCGGCGGCGTCTTCGGCAAGGTTCCCTACTCCGCTGCCAAGGCCGCCATCCTCGGCTTCACCAAGGCTCTCGCCCGTGAGCTCGGGGACTCCGGCGTCACGGTCAATGCCATCACCCCGGGCGCAGTGGACACCAACATCCGCGTCGGCAGCACCGAGGAACAGGAAGCCGCCATCAACGCCGGCATCCCGCTGGGCCGCAACGCCACCACCGAGGAAATCGCCGCCGTCATCACCTTCCTGTCCTCCGATGAGTCCGCCTACCTGACCGGCACCACCATCGACATCAACGGCGGAAGCCACATGCACTAA
- a CDS encoding TIGR04086 family membrane protein, translating to MSSPIGSGDRRPRRNSPGSGTSEPNRPERSRPEHSAAEPYPANYSTAERSSADAPTEATPVYDATQTRRSAARPGATSTGSTTDTHTRALNTTDADTPYAERDYTPANEPDDRPDTTRSNDPAFATREMAAAREKEAFGGIKVGSAFFGWLAATGMAVLLTALVAAAGTAVGLATNADVNAAVGRAASNQTVGIVGIIVLLVILFASYYSGGYVAGRMARFNGAKQGFAVWIWALIAAVLVAVLGMIAGEQFNILAQLNSFPRIPVNEGQVTTTGIIAAVVVALVALVGAVVGGMAGMHFHRKVDRAGFTPTADYEEH from the coding sequence ATGAGCAGCCCAATCGGCTCCGGGGACAGGCGCCCCCGGCGCAATTCCCCTGGATCAGGCACGTCCGAACCCAACAGGCCCGAACGCAGCAGACCTGAACACAGCGCGGCAGAGCCCTACCCTGCCAACTACAGCACCGCGGAGCGCAGTTCGGCAGACGCCCCCACGGAGGCCACTCCGGTCTACGATGCCACCCAGACCCGGCGTTCGGCCGCCCGCCCTGGTGCCACCAGCACCGGCTCCACGACGGACACGCACACGCGGGCCCTCAACACCACCGACGCGGACACGCCGTACGCCGAGCGCGACTACACGCCCGCCAATGAACCGGACGACCGCCCGGACACGACACGCTCCAACGACCCGGCCTTTGCCACCCGGGAAATGGCCGCGGCCCGCGAAAAGGAGGCGTTCGGCGGCATCAAGGTTGGCTCGGCGTTCTTTGGCTGGCTGGCCGCCACGGGCATGGCCGTGCTGCTGACCGCCCTGGTCGCCGCGGCCGGCACCGCCGTGGGACTTGCCACGAACGCCGACGTGAACGCCGCCGTGGGCCGGGCAGCCTCGAACCAGACAGTGGGAATCGTGGGCATCATCGTCCTGCTGGTCATCCTCTTCGCTTCCTACTACAGCGGCGGCTACGTCGCCGGCAGGATGGCCCGGTTCAATGGCGCGAAGCAGGGGTTCGCGGTGTGGATCTGGGCCCTGATCGCGGCCGTGCTGGTGGCCGTGCTCGGCATGATCGCCGGCGAGCAGTTCAATATCCTGGCACAGCTGAACAGCTTCCCGCGGATTCCAGTCAATGAAGGCCAGGTGACCACCACCGGCATCATTGCCGCCGTCGTGGTCGCCCTGGTGGCGCTGGTGGGCGCCGTCGTGGGCGGCATGGCCGGCATGCATTTCCACCGCAAGGTGGATCGCGCCGGTTTCACGCCCACGGCGGATTACGAGGAGCACTGA
- a CDS encoding sulfite oxidase: protein MSKLIYRRRPSARPAAHSGVTAHSGEPTHGPLTREELQLAVRNHSMPLEALRQDVTPPGLHYVLTHFDIPDVTGSWHLRIGGAVERAMELSLAALKRDPAISVQVTMECAGNGRSLLRPRPLSQPWTLEGVGTAVWTGVPLAYLLAQSGVEPEAVEVVFTGLDAGIQGGVRQQYARSLPIAEASRADVVLAYKMNGTELPPQHGYPLRLVVPGWYGMASVKWLQSIQVVTTPFTGFQQSVAYRYQHNADDAGTPVSRIRVRSLMVPPGIPDFFTRRRYLPRGPVMLQGRAWSGEGAVTKVEVGIDGKWVPAQLDKPAGAFAWRGWSLPWVADPGHHELACRASDATGSTQPLEQHWNYQGLGNNTVQRVRVIVE from the coding sequence ATGTCCAAGCTGATCTACCGACGCCGACCGTCCGCCCGCCCCGCAGCACATTCCGGTGTAACAGCACACTCCGGTGAACCCACGCATGGCCCGCTCACCAGGGAAGAGCTGCAGCTCGCCGTGCGAAACCACTCCATGCCGCTCGAGGCCCTGCGCCAGGACGTGACTCCGCCCGGGTTGCATTACGTGCTGACGCATTTCGACATTCCGGACGTCACCGGATCCTGGCACCTGCGGATCGGCGGGGCCGTCGAGCGGGCGATGGAACTGAGCCTCGCAGCGCTGAAGCGGGATCCGGCCATCAGCGTCCAGGTGACCATGGAATGCGCCGGCAACGGGCGTTCGCTGCTGAGGCCGCGGCCGCTCAGCCAGCCCTGGACGCTGGAGGGCGTGGGAACGGCCGTGTGGACTGGTGTTCCGCTCGCCTACCTGCTGGCCCAGTCCGGCGTCGAGCCCGAAGCCGTCGAGGTGGTGTTCACCGGGCTGGATGCCGGAATCCAGGGCGGCGTCCGGCAGCAGTACGCCCGGAGCCTGCCGATTGCGGAGGCCTCGCGGGCCGACGTCGTCCTTGCCTACAAGATGAACGGCACCGAGCTGCCGCCCCAGCACGGCTATCCGCTGCGGCTCGTCGTCCCGGGCTGGTACGGCATGGCAAGCGTCAAGTGGCTGCAGTCGATCCAGGTGGTCACGACGCCGTTCACCGGGTTCCAGCAGTCGGTCGCCTACCGTTACCAGCACAACGCGGACGACGCCGGCACGCCGGTTTCGCGGATCAGGGTGCGGTCCCTGATGGTTCCTCCGGGCATTCCTGACTTTTTCACCCGACGCAGGTACCTGCCCCGCGGGCCCGTCATGCTCCAGGGGCGGGCGTGGTCCGGTGAGGGCGCAGTAACGAAGGTGGAGGTCGGCATCGACGGCAAGTGGGTTCCGGCGCAGCTGGACAAGCCTGCCGGCGCCTTTGCCTGGCGCGGCTGGAGCCTGCCATGGGTGGCCGACCCCGGCCACCACGAACTGGCGTGCCGGGCAAGCGACGCGACCGGCTCCACCCAGCCGCTGGAGCAGCACTGGAATTACCAGGGCCTGGGCAACAACACGGTGCAGCGGGTGCGGGTCATCGTCGAATAG
- a CDS encoding GntR family transcriptional regulator, which translates to MAATAALLGLEKKSLREQAVAALRTAITSGALEPGRHMVETELSEMLQISRGTLREALRQLQQEGLVSAGARGRLSVRHLDAKEIRDIYSVRAALESLAARTLCELPDRQHVIGSLRAAIQAMEASTHGTLEERVESDLDFHRTMCRLTGNETLLHSWESLEGSIRMSIMFAGLEKGVRNMSVDRHNDIVAAIETGDATLARNTIREHMDSAAAVLVA; encoded by the coding sequence ATGGCCGCGACAGCAGCCCTGCTGGGACTGGAAAAGAAAAGCCTCCGCGAGCAGGCAGTGGCGGCGTTGCGCACCGCCATCACCAGCGGCGCCCTCGAGCCCGGCCGCCACATGGTGGAAACCGAGCTGTCCGAGATGCTGCAGATCAGCCGCGGAACACTCCGGGAGGCCCTGCGGCAACTCCAGCAGGAAGGCCTCGTGTCCGCGGGCGCCCGCGGCAGGCTCTCCGTCCGCCACCTGGACGCCAAGGAAATCCGCGACATCTACTCCGTCCGGGCCGCCTTGGAATCCCTGGCCGCCCGCACACTCTGCGAACTGCCGGACCGCCAGCACGTCATCGGGTCGCTCCGCGCAGCCATCCAGGCCATGGAAGCGTCTACCCACGGCACGCTGGAGGAGCGGGTTGAATCCGACCTCGACTTCCACCGCACCATGTGCCGCCTCACCGGCAACGAGACCCTTCTCCACTCCTGGGAATCCCTGGAAGGGTCCATCCGGATGTCCATCATGTTCGCCGGACTCGAAAAAGGCGTGCGGAACATGAGCGTGGACCGGCACAACGACATCGTCGCCGCGATCGAAACGGGCGACGCCACCCTGGCCCGCAACACCATCCGCGAACACATGGACTCCGCCGCCGCCGTCCTCGTCGCGTAG
- a CDS encoding transketolase family protein: MSTTAAVKATAGTATAPKLKTSAMIASFADPGQKTTSAPFGHALVKAAQENDRIVGLTADLGKYTDMHIFAQAFPERFFQMGMAEQLLFGAAAGLAETGLVPFASTYSVFAARRAYDFLCLDAAEPNLNVNIVGGLPGLTTGYGPSHQATEDMAIFRGMPNLTIVDPCDSIDIEQAVPQLAASEGPTYLRLLRGNVPTVLDEYGYTFELGKAKVLRGGNDVVFVSSGLMTMRALQAAKALAAHNVDVAVVHTPTIKPFDAETVLAEINTDRLAVTLENHSVVGGLFETVASAVVTAGLGKRVVPVALPDQFLDAGALPTLHERYGLTVQRIVAKVLAELD; this comes from the coding sequence ATGAGCACCACCGCAGCAGTGAAGGCCACCGCCGGGACCGCCACCGCGCCCAAGCTCAAGACGTCGGCCATGATCGCGTCCTTCGCCGACCCTGGCCAGAAAACCACCTCCGCGCCGTTCGGGCATGCACTGGTCAAGGCCGCGCAGGAAAACGACAGGATCGTCGGCCTCACCGCGGACCTGGGCAAGTACACGGACATGCACATCTTCGCCCAGGCCTTCCCGGAGCGGTTCTTCCAGATGGGCATGGCCGAGCAGCTCCTCTTCGGCGCAGCAGCCGGCCTCGCCGAAACCGGCCTGGTGCCGTTCGCCTCCACCTACTCCGTGTTCGCTGCCCGCCGCGCCTACGATTTCCTCTGCCTGGACGCGGCCGAACCCAACCTGAACGTCAACATCGTGGGCGGCCTCCCCGGACTCACCACCGGTTACGGCCCCAGCCACCAGGCCACCGAGGACATGGCGATCTTCCGCGGCATGCCCAACCTGACCATCGTGGACCCATGCGATTCCATCGACATCGAACAGGCCGTCCCGCAGCTCGCGGCCAGCGAAGGACCTACCTACCTGCGCCTGCTCCGCGGCAACGTGCCCACGGTCCTGGACGAGTACGGCTACACCTTCGAACTCGGCAAGGCCAAGGTCCTGCGCGGAGGCAACGACGTCGTCTTCGTCTCCAGCGGCCTCATGACCATGCGCGCCCTCCAGGCAGCCAAGGCGCTGGCGGCACACAACGTGGACGTCGCCGTCGTCCACACCCCCACCATCAAGCCGTTCGACGCCGAAACCGTCCTCGCCGAGATCAACACCGACCGGCTGGCCGTGACCCTGGAAAACCACAGCGTGGTGGGCGGACTGTTCGAAACAGTCGCCTCAGCCGTAGTCACCGCAGGACTCGGCAAGCGCGTGGTGCCGGTGGCACTGCCGGACCAATTCCTCGACGCCGGCGCCCTGCCCACGCTGCACGAACGCTACGGCCTGACCGTCCAGCGCATCGTGGCGAAGGTGCTCGCCGAGCTCGACTAG
- a CDS encoding transketolase, with product MTQETAAERLERVSAAAYRIRHHALNMGEVQGQGYVGQALGAADMLAVVYADQLRYRAEDPHWEQRDRFLLSTGHYAIGHYAALAEAGIVPVEELETYGSDDSRLPMSGMSTYTPGMEISGGSLGHGLTIAVGMALGLRYQGSGARIYNFLSDGELDEGSTWEAAMGAHHHQLGNLTAMVDINALQADGKTDTVLRTEPITEKWEAAGWYTQRVDGNDMAALLTAFDNAAAQATTSGRPSVILCDTKVGRGVPLLEEREKAHFMRIEEHEWQTCREQLTAGYEGKAAR from the coding sequence ATGACTCAGGAAACCGCCGCAGAACGGCTCGAACGTGTCAGTGCCGCCGCCTACCGGATCCGGCACCACGCCCTGAACATGGGTGAGGTCCAGGGCCAGGGCTACGTGGGCCAGGCGCTCGGCGCAGCGGACATGCTCGCCGTCGTGTACGCCGACCAGCTCCGCTACCGCGCCGAGGATCCGCACTGGGAGCAGCGCGACCGGTTCCTGCTCTCCACCGGGCACTACGCGATTGGACACTACGCGGCCCTGGCCGAGGCGGGCATCGTCCCGGTCGAGGAGCTCGAAACCTACGGCTCCGATGACTCCCGGCTCCCCATGTCCGGAATGTCCACCTACACCCCCGGCATGGAAATCTCCGGCGGCTCCCTGGGCCACGGACTGACCATCGCCGTCGGCATGGCCCTGGGCCTGCGCTACCAGGGCTCAGGCGCCAGGATCTACAACTTCCTCTCTGACGGGGAACTGGACGAAGGCTCCACCTGGGAAGCCGCAATGGGCGCCCACCACCACCAGCTGGGCAACCTGACCGCCATGGTGGACATCAACGCCCTGCAGGCCGACGGCAAGACCGACACCGTGCTCCGCACCGAACCGATCACCGAAAAATGGGAAGCTGCCGGCTGGTACACCCAGCGCGTCGACGGCAACGACATGGCCGCGCTGCTCACCGCGTTCGACAACGCCGCAGCCCAGGCCACCACCAGCGGACGCCCCTCGGTGATCCTCTGCGACACGAAGGTGGGCCGCGGCGTGCCGCTGCTGGAGGAACGGGAAAAGGCGCACTTCATGCGCATTGAAGAACACGAATGGCAGACCTGCCGCGAGCAGCTGACCGCAGGATACGAAGGAAAGGCCGCCCGATGA
- a CDS encoding SDR family oxidoreductase encodes MTDLPDLAVTGATGVLGGMVARQLSDAGFSQRLLVRDPRRAPGLLDAPAVAVSYGDPLLSRPALEGVKVLFMVSAAEAEDRLQQHYAFVDAAAEAGVRHIVYTSFFGAALDCTFTLGQDHYATEERIRASGMGFTFLRDNFYLDFLPKLTGEDGVIRGPAGDGVMAAVAREDIARSAVAVLRDPAVHAGATYDLTGPEDISLAHAAEVLTRSTGRTVTYHHETVEEAFASRDSYGAPAWQVEAWVSTYTAIAAGELAGVTSDVHGLTGQDPMPLEELVKLPQL; translated from the coding sequence ATGACTGATCTTCCGGACCTTGCCGTCACCGGCGCCACCGGGGTCCTGGGCGGCATGGTGGCCCGCCAGCTGTCCGACGCCGGGTTCTCCCAGCGCCTGCTGGTGCGCGACCCGCGGCGGGCGCCGGGCCTGTTGGACGCCCCGGCAGTGGCGGTCAGCTACGGGGACCCCCTACTGTCGCGCCCGGCCCTGGAGGGGGTCAAGGTCCTGTTCATGGTGTCTGCGGCGGAGGCGGAGGACCGGTTGCAGCAGCATTACGCGTTCGTGGACGCCGCCGCGGAGGCCGGCGTGCGGCACATTGTGTACACGTCCTTTTTCGGGGCGGCGCTGGACTGCACCTTCACGCTGGGCCAGGACCACTACGCCACCGAGGAGCGGATCCGGGCGTCCGGCATGGGCTTTACCTTCCTGCGGGACAACTTCTACCTGGATTTCCTGCCCAAGCTGACCGGGGAGGACGGCGTCATCCGGGGTCCGGCGGGCGACGGCGTGATGGCCGCCGTCGCGCGGGAGGACATTGCCCGGTCCGCGGTGGCGGTACTTCGTGACCCGGCGGTCCACGCCGGGGCAACCTACGACCTGACCGGCCCGGAGGACATCTCGTTGGCGCACGCCGCCGAGGTGCTTACGCGTTCCACGGGCAGGACCGTCACGTACCACCACGAAACCGTGGAGGAGGCGTTCGCCTCCCGCGACTCCTACGGCGCCCCGGCGTGGCAGGTCGAGGCGTGGGTCAGCACGTACACGGCTATCGCCGCAGGAGAGCTGGCCGGGGTGACGTCGGACGTGCACGGCCTCACGGGCCAGGACCCTATGCCACTCGAGGAACTGGTGAAGCTGCCGCAGCTGTAG